A window from Bufo bufo chromosome 1, aBufBuf1.1, whole genome shotgun sequence encodes these proteins:
- the LOC120993488 gene encoding uncharacterized protein LOC120993488: protein MSSQDHRLLTSKTWAAEGIMSELSRSTSFGLRLSVAVMLTFSNLFLLIAISTNYWALSVSGVHIGIWKRCLINLCESHSLIIHAKVFLVFFLIFNILTNACVILSVWAGEEDSKKLIGKTSIFNAFLGIAGMVSATVFFALASDLRQLLYGFSLGWLGTVLVVICGIMSLVHECLEPDKPSTSLQNLIQRNNAQPVPYPGTQPVPYPGTQPVPYPGTQPVPYPGTQPVPYQGTQPVSYPGTKPVPYPGTQPVPYPGTQPVPYPGTQPVPYPGTQPVPYPGTQPVPYPESQPPPYPGT from the exons CCGCTCCACGTCCTTCGGGCTCCGGCTGTCGGTGGCGGTCATGCTGACTTTCAGCAATCTCTTCCTCCTCATCGCCATATCCACAAATTACTGGGCCTTATCGGTGTCTGGGGTGCACATCGGAATCTGGAAGAGGTGCCTCATAAATCTCTGTGAATCCCACTCCCTCATCA TCCACGCCAAGGTCTTCCTCGTCTTCTTCCTCATATTTAACATCCTGACCAATGCCTGCGTAATTCTGAGCGTCTGGGCCGGAGAGGAGGACAGCAAGAAGCTGATAGGAAAAACCAGTATCTTCAATG CATTCCTTGGAATTGCCGGAATGGTTTCTGCAACCGTTTTCTTTGCGTTGGCTTCCGATCTGAGACAATTGCTGTATGGCTTCTCGTTAGGCTGGCTGGGCACAGTTCTAGTTGTTATATGTG GTATCATGAGTTTAGTTCATGAATGTCTAGAACCTGACAAACCCTCCACCTCATTACAAAACCTCATTCAAAGAAATAATGCGCAACCTGTGCCCTATCCAGGAACTCAACCTGTGCCCTATCCAGGAACTCAACCTGTGCCCTATCCAGGAACTCAACCTGTGCCCTATCCAGGAACTCAACCTGTGCCCTATCAAGGAACTCAACCAGTGTCCTATCCAGGAACTAAACCTGTGCCCTATCCGGGAACTCAACCTGTGCCCTATCCGGGAACTCAACCTGTGCCCTATCCGGGAACTCAACCTGTGCCCTATCCAGGAACTCAACCTGTGCCCTATCCGGGAACTCAACCTGTGCCCTATCCAGAAAGTCAACCGCCACCCTATCCAGGAACTTAA